A portion of the Cryptomeria japonica chromosome 5, Sugi_1.0, whole genome shotgun sequence genome contains these proteins:
- the LOC131042683 gene encoding uncharacterized protein LOC131042683, translated as MSEACALLNWRERTGPVEVAGVAEMKFWAVGRKKWLGRDLQIESNIWRDRMQYGFKLYSCRLGFSFANDRLAPEHGQASLLIMRFGLGAFISRTSPFVRLLSGKFVDRHHSKSMRADCHIEERFAQPNTIYQGL; from the exons ATGTCAG AAGCTTGCGCGCTTCTCAACTGGAGAGAACGCACAGGTCCAGTGGAAGTTGCAGGGGTCGCCGAAATGAAATTTTGGGCAGTCGGTAGAAAAAAATGGCTGGGAAGAGACTTGCAGATTGAAAGCAACATTTGGCGAGATCGCATGCAGTATGGATTCAAACTATACAGCTGCCGATTAGGGTTTTCATTTGCAAATGACAG GCTAGCACCGGAGCATGGACAG GCTTCGCTTTTGATCATGCGCTTTGGCCTTGGTGCATTCATCTCTCGCACAAGTCCCTTTGTTCGGCTCTTGTCCGGTAAATTTGTTGATCGACATCATTCAA AGTCTATGAGAGCAGATTGCCATATTGAAGAACGCTTTGCCCAGCCAAATACTATTTATCAAG
- the LOC131875598 gene encoding uncharacterized protein LOC131875598 translates to MDFKKVPISPRAPAGFRLSTFDEATRHFLKLTALQIIDDLDILRLLDGVFCNCKEISIDDNSWPVMNMLVFAKSPTIISNDSSLLRRELYSGVNLRVERKVIALRLSCMLKDIEVVHWLLLQLEPKPQFKEYLKQIVENEGRAYFSNFLKILKILLRNVQIRETKVIKSLDYAVKDDEVVPDNALAIAEILLDECREARSLNVAAVVDSQIQRLANMTVEANIAEPKRIGILAKLLSECGDRLQNNHGIIESNFSKLLREATRRGYDQLTYALLRLKDTKYELEKDDLLLHYAAKRGFGDEIVNLLGENCRKLIYSRNNEGKTPLHVAAMWDNGKMVKKMKEIFLPCEGALKVGDFYGQTPLHLAASNGDEKTVQVFLDCGSDPFERDMRGRTALHHAVTNKKSKDTPKRIVEEDTPKRIVEALLDHLKCNKKKALLLWISATDIGTADEAEDIDPQIKEFLVEQKSETYKDVNVLKEAAESKDLRLTWEFLNRGGNISSIVENKKAFDFTTKAIEMFSQHATDSRTLSDTLGRDMLAECISAHFLNPYIKSPITVCISGGSGSGKSSLLYQIEACLLRTASQLAFPNLWDGEMFNGSINKELSSTGKEMLRKIENGVYKLLEKGNSRDFKDNIMPLSAKKRLVSPCSLKGIVCKFSTKDSW, encoded by the exons ATGGACTTCAAGAAGGTTCCCATTAGCCCACGAGCGCCCGCAGGGTTTCGATTGTCAACGTTTGACGAAGCAACCAGACACTTCCTCAAGCTTACGGCACTGCAGATCATTGATGACTTAGATATTTTACGTCTTTTGGATGGCGTATTCTGTAATTGTAAAGAAATTTCCATTGATGACAATAGTTGGCCAGTGATGAATATGCTGGTCTTTGCTAAATCTCCTACAATCATATCAAACGATTCTA GTTTACTGAGAAGGGAACTATACTCTGGAGTCAATCTGAGAGTTGAGAGAAAAGTAATTGCTCTGCGTTTGTCTTGCATGTTGAAAGATATAGAGGTCGTCCATTGGTTACTTCTGCAGTTGGAACCTAAGCCCCAGTTTAAGGAGTATTTAAAGCAAATTGTAGAAAATGAGGGAAGAGCATATTTTTCGAAtttcttgaaaatcttgaaaattTTGCTTCGAAATGTCCAGATAAGAGAGACTAAAGTGATCAAGTCCTTAGATTATGCTGTGAAAGATGATGAAGTAGTGCCGGATAATGCCCTAGCGATTGCGGAAATTTTGCTAGATGAATGCCGGGAAGCAAGAAGTTTGAATGTAGCGGCTGTAGTTGATTCACAAATTCAAAGATTGGCAAATATGACAGTGGAGGCGAATATTGCAGAGCCAAAACGCATCGGGATATTGGCGAAACTGCTTTCAGAATGTGGTGATCGATTGCAAAATAACCATGGGATTATTGAGTCAAACTTTTCTAAGCTTTTAAGGGAGGCCACTAGGAGAGGATACGACCAACTAACATATGCTCTGTTGAGATTGAAGGATACTAAATATGAGTTAGAAAAAGATGACCTGTTGTTGCATTATGCAGCGAAACGAGGGTTTGGGGACGAGATAGTAAATTTGTTGGGCGAAAACTGtagaaaattaatttattctaGGAACAATGAAGGAAAAACTCCTCTGCATGTAGCTGCGATGTGGGACAACGGAAAGATGGTAAAGAAGATGAAGGAAATATTTCTGCCTTGTGAGGGTGCTCTCAAAGTAGGTGATTTTTACGGGCAAACTCCGCTACATTTGGCAGCTTCTAATGGAGATGAAAAAACTGTCCAAGTGTTTCTCGATTGTGGATCAGATCCTTTCGAGCGAGACATGCGTGGGAGAACTGCCCTACACCACGCTGTGACAAACAAAAAGAGCAAAGACACTCCAAAGAGGATAGTGGAGGAAGACACTCCAAAGAGGATAGTGGAGGCGCTATTGGATCatttaaaatgcaacaagaaaaaGGCTCTTCTCCTATGGATTTCGGCTACAGATATCGGCACTGCAGATGAAGCAGAAGACATAGATCCACAAATTAAAGAATTTCTGGTAGAACAGAAATCTGAAACTTATAAGGATGTAAATGTTTTAAAAGAAGCAGCAGAGTCAAAAGACTTAAGATTGACATGGGAGTTTCTCAACCGAGGTGGCAACATTTCATCTATTGTTGAAAACAAGAAGGCATTCGACTTCA CAACCAAGGCAATCGAAATGTTTTCCCAGCATGCAACTGACAGCCGTACCTTATCAGACACTCTAG GAAGAGATATGCTTGCAGAATGCATATCCGCACATTTTCTGAACCCATATATTAAATCTCCTATCACAGTATGCATTTCTGGAGGAAGCGGCTCTGGTAAAAGCAGCCTGTTATATCAG ATAGAAGCCTGTCT GTTGAGAACTGCTTCTCAACTAGCCTTTCCAAACTTGTGGGACGGGGAAATGTTTAATGGTTCAATAAATAAAGAGCTCAGTAGTACAGGCAAAGAGATGCTCCGCAAAATTGAGAATGGAGTTTACAAGTTGCTAGAAAAAGGCAACTCCAGAGACTTTAAAGATAACATTATGCCCTTGTCCGCAAAGAAAAGGCTAGTAAGTCCATGTTCTTTGAAAGGAATAGTATGTAAATTCTCAACTAAAGACTCTTggtaa
- the LOC131042697 gene encoding uncharacterized protein LOC131042697: MSLMYLLTSYLPKHESVYKYLACMDFNQLMEEEENESVYESQGQLLGAVPRILAVNFNAGNYRKRTEAWAGLAIEITKEIETSMTWAQLLSTRWRNMWTRNSQVVYSRLIFPGVLLAFVGALIGWAAWKLIDRAGPELEDLKYGSVTATVIAIVWYALQNVISVFKPISEQMSGYFSSHDYSQELGYQQKVIEDIKFLKGENGKKPYIIFSFIAGEMCKNWWGLWKENVKNTSIPRYGSAPEGKLRIIAFVDDLDQCEESVILPMLWAINLVFRVCEINVILTMDKATIQTAYRKSSLVQERDFVDNFISKLVQLPVNIPDPTDEEWVDFLDQELLRRKQDNEDHLSEERPSNAQCGVDEANGLETEEAGGPKDIESGGRPIQWEGWCITLWIRLLIPRLKGIASRFLNAILFIVCVVICNIRDETPRNLRFSKDDEQLRQSYKRDLSKLARNLRETFLPSYTDEEVITFHRLKRYATGIQKLPREWKCWMNYHKFERNIVSKMPKVKKIANPVGWEVEFVVWTFVCSQWKHEMNALIEEWYNYADEARHDPIRVKLKSSLKEVVANYIKQGMRKEQRGHQVNSTVEDQLGEPTGKQVFIGSNSSSAGSVEKELERWKILQNCLESVHDVSLEGLRCFQHYRYHCDARNLVSKHHAKELSSSYGDTK; encoded by the exons ATGTCACTTATGTATTTGTTGACGTCATATCTACCCAAACACGAGTCCGTTTACAAGTATTTGGCATGCATGGACTTCAATCAACTG ATGGAGGAGGAGGAAAATGAATCAGTTTATGAGAGTCAAGGCCAATTACTTGGAGCAGTTCCAAGGATTTTAGCTGTGAATTTCAATGCTGGCAACTATCGCAAAAGAACAGAAGCCTGGGCGGGTCTCGCAATTGAGATAACAAAAGAAATCGAGACGTCTATGACGTGGGCCCAATTGTTGAGCACTCGCTGGAGAAATATGTGGACCAGAAATAGTCAGGTTGTCTACTCGCGCTTGATATTCCCAGGTGTTCTTTTGGCTTTTGTGGGAGCCTTGATTGGTTGGGCAGCATGGAAGCTTATAGACCGCGCAGGCCCAGAATTGGAGGATTTAAAATATGGTTCTGTAACTGCAACTGTGATAGCAATTGTGTGGTATGCATTACAAAATGTAATTTCAGTTTTCAAACCTATAAGCGAACAAATGAGTGGATATTTCAGCTCCCATGATTATTCACAGGAGCTGGGCTATCAGCAAAAGGTAATTGAAGACATTAAGTTTCTGAAAGGAGAAAACGGGAAAAAGCCCTACATTATTTTCTCGTTTATTGCAGGTGAAATGTGTAAAAATTGGTGGGGTTTGTGGAAGGAGAATGTTAAAAACACTAGTATTCCTCGATATGGCTCAGCTCCGGAGGGTAAGCTGCGGATAATAGCTTTTGTCGACGATCTCGACCAATGCGAAGAGTCGGTGATATTACCG ATGCTTTGGGCTATAAATCTGGTATTCAGGGTGTGCGAAATCAACGTTATTTTAACAATGGACAAAGCAACCATTCAAACAGCATATCGAAAGTCTTCCTTGGTTCAAGAAAGGGATTTTGTAGACAATTTCATAAGTAAGCTTGTCCAGCTGCCAGTGAACATACCGGATCCAACGGATGAAGAATGGGTGGACTTTCTAGATCAGGAGCTGCTACGGCGGAAGCAAGATAATGAGGATCATCTGTCTGAGGAGCGTCCGTCCAATGCACAATGCGGGGTCGATGAAG CAAACGGATTAGAAACCGAGGAAGCAGGTGGACCCAAAGATATCGAGAGCGGCGGAAGGCCAATACAATGGGAAGGTTGGTGTATTACGCTCTGGATCCGCTTGCTAATACCAAGGCTAAAAG GGATCGCGTCTCGCTTTCTAAATGCCATTCTCTTCATCGTGTGTGTTGTTATTTGCAACATCAGAGATGAAACTCCGAGAAATCTGCGTTTTTCTAAAGATGATGAGCAATTGCGGCAATCTTACAAGCGGGACCTTTCTAAGCTTGCACGGAATCTAAGAGAAACGTTTTTGCCGAGCTACACTGATGAAGAAGTTATCACATTTCATAGGTTGAAGAGATATGCCACAGGCATTCAGAAGCTTCCCCGAGAATGGAAATGCTGGATGAATTACCATAAATTTGAAAGAAATATTGTCTCAAAGATGCCTAAAGTCAAAAAAATAGCCAACCCTGTCGGTTGGGAAGTCGAATTCGTGGTCTGGACTTTCGTTTGTTCACAATGGAAACACGAAATGAACGCTTTAATAGAG GAGTGGTACAACTATGCTGATGAAGCGAGACATGACCCTATACGTGTAAAACTCAAATCTTCACTGAAGGAAGTTGTTGCCAATTACATTAAACAAGGCATGCGGAAAGAGCAAAGAGGACACCAAGTGAACTCTACGGTGGAAGACCAGCTGGGAGAGCCAACAGGAAAGCAGGTATTCATTGGTTCCAACTCGTCATCTGCTGGAAGCGTGGAAAAAGAGCTAGAGCGCTGGAAAATCTTGCAGAATTGTCTGGAAAGTGTGCACGATGTTTCCCTTGAGGGTCTCCGTTGTTTCCAACACTACAGGTACCACTGTGATGCCCGGAATCTGGTATCTAAACATCACGCAAAAGAACTCTCTAGCAGCTATGGAGATACAAAATGA